The following are encoded in a window of Mycolicibacterium tusciae JS617 genomic DNA:
- a CDS encoding DUF7159 family protein yields MRLSEAATRWAQVFGPVLGFEKAAVCVVEPSAATLLSFGCGAVRTFATPTRECDDGLGRWLKELFEINHLVPEHLFLVGSRGDVELTSVRLSEALDMSIVTSNEAQLILARGTALMVRSNAVTVAVPVSVEQRTALKQSAVIALGQKMVWISPPVRAATALVAGVIALFVVGPMLLSQSESPSTQDQPASNSSHTSVSIQAVPATPVPPPVKKVNQRMVQPAPAPLPPSAPASPVVQASAPEATVAVEVSAREAHLPTPAEVPHLPAETSHLPAEGTPHLSGATPILAAEVPTVEAAAEPTTPMQAASSPLWSALP; encoded by the coding sequence GTGCGGCTTTCCGAGGCCGCCACCAGGTGGGCGCAGGTATTCGGCCCTGTCCTCGGGTTCGAAAAGGCGGCGGTATGTGTCGTCGAGCCTTCGGCCGCGACGCTGCTGTCATTCGGGTGCGGCGCGGTTCGCACCTTCGCCACCCCCACGCGGGAATGCGACGACGGCCTGGGGCGGTGGCTGAAAGAACTGTTCGAAATCAACCATTTGGTCCCCGAGCATCTGTTCCTCGTCGGGTCGCGCGGTGATGTCGAGCTGACCTCGGTACGTCTGAGCGAAGCGCTGGACATGTCGATTGTGACATCGAACGAAGCACAGTTGATCCTTGCGCGGGGTACCGCACTGATGGTGAGATCGAACGCCGTGACGGTGGCCGTGCCGGTGTCCGTCGAGCAGCGGACAGCCCTAAAGCAAAGTGCCGTAATAGCTTTGGGGCAGAAGATGGTGTGGATCAGCCCGCCTGTCCGCGCCGCCACCGCGCTTGTGGCCGGCGTCATTGCGCTATTCGTGGTGGGCCCCATGCTTCTCAGTCAGTCGGAGTCCCCGTCAACGCAGGATCAACCGGCATCCAATTCGTCGCACACCTCGGTGAGTATCCAAGCCGTTCCGGCTACCCCCGTGCCACCACCGGTGAAAAAAGTCAATCAGCGGATGGTGCAACCCGCACCGGCGCCGCTTCCTCCCAGCGCACCGGCGTCACCCGTCGTGCAGGCGAGCGCCCCGGAGGCGACGGTTGCCGTGGAAGTGTCGGCGCGAGAAGCACACCTGCCGACGCCGGCTGAGGTCCCACACTTGCCGGCCGAGACTTCTCACCTGCCTGCCGAAGGCACGCCGCACTTATCTGGGGCAACTCCGATACTCGCAGCAGAGGTACCTACAGTCGAGGCTGCTGCCGAACCAACTACACCTATGCAGGCGGCGTCGAGCCCCCTGTGGAGCGCTCTCCCGTAA
- a CDS encoding mycofactocin-coupled SDR family oxidoreductase — MAGRVAGKVAFITGAARGQGRSHAVRLAQEGADIIAIDICRGFDDSTAPAATPEDLAETADLVKNLDRRIVTAEVDVRDYNALKAALDSGVEQLGGLDIVVANAGIGTTGVKLHKMREDIWDETIDINLGGVWKTVKAAVPHLLAGGSGSIIITSSVGGTKAYPQVGHYIAAKHGVVGLMRTFAVELGAKNIRVNTVHPTHVCTPLLMNESTYRLFRPDLQNPGPDDLAPICQSFHYLPISWVEPVDISNAVLFLASDEARYVTGVTLPVDAGSLLK; from the coding sequence ATGGCTGGTCGGGTAGCGGGCAAGGTCGCGTTCATCACCGGTGCGGCGCGCGGCCAGGGCCGCAGCCACGCGGTGCGGCTGGCCCAGGAGGGCGCCGACATCATCGCGATCGATATCTGCCGAGGGTTCGACGACTCAACGGCGCCGGCTGCCACACCCGAGGACCTCGCCGAGACCGCCGACCTGGTGAAGAACCTCGACCGTCGCATCGTGACCGCAGAAGTCGACGTCCGCGATTACAACGCACTGAAGGCCGCGCTCGACAGTGGAGTCGAACAACTCGGCGGACTCGACATCGTCGTGGCCAATGCGGGCATCGGAACCACCGGCGTCAAGTTGCACAAGATGCGCGAGGACATCTGGGACGAGACCATCGACATCAACCTCGGGGGAGTGTGGAAGACGGTCAAAGCCGCGGTGCCGCACCTACTTGCCGGTGGCAGCGGCTCGATCATCATCACCAGTTCAGTCGGCGGCACCAAGGCCTACCCGCAGGTAGGCCACTACATCGCCGCCAAACACGGCGTCGTCGGCCTGATGCGGACCTTCGCAGTTGAACTCGGCGCCAAGAACATTCGCGTCAATACCGTGCACCCGACCCATGTGTGCACCCCGCTGCTGATGAACGAGTCCACCTATCGTCTGTTCCGGCCCGACCTTCAGAACCCGGGACCCGACGACCTGGCGCCGATCTGCCAGTCGTTCCACTACCTGCCGATCTCGTGGGTGGAACCTGTCGACATCAGCAATGCGGTCCTGTTCCTGGCCTCCGACGAAGCCCGCTACGTCACCGGAGTCACCCTGCCCGTCGACGCCGGCAGCCTACTGAAATAG
- a CDS encoding DUF5078 domain-containing protein yields the protein MLRKASMAAAALSCAAMIFPAAASADATDEYPIPNRIMRTTCTVDQYMAAARDTDPVYYERYMIDYKNRPADVQTGARNRIYWFFSLDYAGRRQYSENTATNVYYEFMATRWGNWAKLFFNNKGVVAHATDVCMNYPPNDPSVWTW from the coding sequence ATGTTACGCAAAGCGAGCATGGCGGCAGCCGCCCTCAGTTGTGCGGCGATGATCTTCCCGGCCGCGGCTTCCGCGGATGCCACCGACGAGTACCCGATCCCGAATCGGATCATGAGGACCACCTGCACCGTCGACCAGTACATGGCCGCCGCCCGCGACACCGACCCGGTGTACTACGAGCGGTACATGATCGACTACAAGAACCGTCCGGCGGATGTTCAGACGGGTGCCCGTAACCGGATCTACTGGTTCTTCTCGCTGGACTACGCGGGTCGCAGGCAGTACTCGGAGAACACCGCGACCAACGTCTACTACGAGTTCATGGCAACCCGGTGGGGCAACTGGGCCAAGTTGTTCTTCAACAACAAGGGCGTCGTCGCGCACGCGACGGACGTCTGCATGAACTACCCGCCGAACGATCCATCCGTCTGGACCTGGTAA
- a CDS encoding RND family transporter — MSAPTSETPTDAFPPAKHAARPFIPRMIRAFAIPIILVWIALIAVVNVAVPQLETVGQMRSVSMSPESAPSMIAMKRIGSVFEEFNSDSSAMIVLEGDKPLGDDTRAFYGEMIGKLEADKKHVQSVQDFWSDPLTAAGAQSNDGMAAYVQVYLAGNQGEALANESVEAVQTLVDGMQPPPGVKAFVTGPAALAADQHIASDRSMQMIELVTFTVIIVMLLLVYRSIVTVLLTLVMVVLQLAAARGVVAFLGYHEIIGLSVFATNLLVTLAIAAGTDYAIFLIGRYQEARAAGEDREQAFYTMYRGTAHVVLGSGLTIAGATFCLSFTRLPYFQSLGVPLAIGMAVGVLAALTLSAAIITVAGRFGNLLEPRRALRVRGWRKIGAAVVRWPGPILVATIALSLIGLLTLPGYRTNYNDRNYLPADLPANEGYAAADRHFSQARMNPELLMIESDHDLRNSADFLVIDKIAKAVFRVPGISRVQAITRPDGKPIEHTSIPFQISMQGTTQQMNQKYLQDRMADMLVQADEMNTTIETMTKMSALTEEMAATTHSMVTKMKDMTVDVAELRDNIANFDDFFRPIRNYLYWEPHCYNIPVCWALRSVFDTLDGVDIMTDDIQKLIPDMERLDQLMPQMVTLMPPMIETMKTMKTMMLTMYATQKGMQDQMAAMQDNSSAMGEAFDASMNDDSFYLPPEVFDNADFKKGMENFISPDGKSVRFIIAHDGDPMTPEGIERIDAIKQAAKEAIKGTPLEGSTVYLAGTAAVFKDMSDGSLFDLMIAAIASLGLIFVIMLIITRSVVAAAVIVGTVVISLGASFGLSVLIWQHLLGIELHWMVLAMSVIILLAVGADYNLLLVSRLKEELHAGINTGIIRAMGGSGSVVTSAGLVFAFTMMSMAVSELTVIGQVGTTIGLGLLFDTLVIRSFMTPSIAALMGKWFWWPQRVRARPVPSPWPQPPQQLAHVGDEGGQQ; from the coding sequence ATGAGCGCACCGACGAGCGAAACACCTACCGACGCATTCCCGCCAGCCAAGCACGCTGCGAGGCCGTTCATCCCGCGGATGATCCGCGCCTTCGCAATCCCGATCATCCTGGTGTGGATCGCGCTGATCGCCGTGGTGAATGTGGCTGTGCCCCAGCTGGAAACGGTCGGGCAGATGCGTTCGGTCTCGATGAGTCCGGAATCCGCGCCGTCGATGATCGCGATGAAGCGCATCGGGTCGGTGTTCGAGGAGTTCAACTCCGACAGCTCGGCCATGATCGTGCTGGAAGGCGACAAGCCGCTCGGCGATGACACGCGCGCGTTCTACGGCGAGATGATCGGCAAGCTCGAAGCCGACAAGAAGCACGTCCAGAGCGTTCAGGACTTCTGGAGCGACCCGCTGACCGCTGCGGGCGCGCAGAGCAACGACGGTATGGCCGCCTACGTCCAGGTCTACCTCGCAGGTAACCAGGGCGAGGCGCTGGCCAACGAATCGGTCGAGGCCGTGCAGACCCTCGTCGACGGCATGCAGCCGCCACCGGGTGTCAAGGCGTTCGTCACCGGCCCGGCGGCGCTGGCCGCCGACCAGCACATCGCCAGCGACCGCAGCATGCAGATGATCGAGCTCGTCACCTTCACGGTGATCATCGTGATGCTGCTGCTCGTCTATCGGTCGATCGTCACCGTCTTGCTGACCCTCGTCATGGTGGTCTTGCAGTTGGCCGCAGCCCGCGGCGTGGTGGCATTCCTCGGATATCACGAGATCATCGGTCTCTCGGTGTTCGCCACGAACCTTCTGGTGACACTGGCCATCGCCGCAGGCACTGACTACGCCATATTTCTCATCGGCCGATATCAGGAAGCCCGCGCGGCGGGCGAGGACCGCGAGCAGGCCTTCTACACGATGTACCGCGGGACGGCCCATGTCGTGCTGGGCTCCGGTCTCACCATCGCCGGCGCCACCTTCTGTCTGAGCTTCACCAGGCTGCCGTACTTCCAGTCACTCGGTGTGCCGCTGGCGATCGGTATGGCGGTCGGCGTGTTGGCCGCGCTGACGCTCAGCGCCGCGATCATCACCGTGGCGGGCCGGTTCGGCAACCTGCTCGAGCCAAGGCGCGCGTTGAGGGTGCGTGGCTGGCGCAAGATCGGCGCTGCCGTCGTCCGATGGCCGGGCCCGATCCTGGTCGCGACGATCGCGCTGTCGCTCATCGGGCTGTTGACCCTGCCGGGGTATCGCACCAACTACAACGATCGCAACTATCTGCCGGCGGACCTGCCGGCCAACGAGGGGTACGCCGCGGCCGATCGGCACTTCTCCCAGGCGCGGATGAATCCCGAACTGCTGATGATCGAGAGTGACCACGATCTGCGCAACTCCGCGGACTTCCTCGTCATCGACAAGATCGCCAAGGCCGTGTTCCGGGTGCCGGGCATCTCGCGGGTCCAGGCCATCACCCGGCCCGACGGTAAGCCGATCGAACACACCTCGATCCCGTTCCAGATCAGCATGCAGGGCACCACCCAGCAGATGAACCAGAAATATCTGCAGGACCGCATGGCGGACATGCTCGTTCAGGCCGACGAGATGAACACCACCATCGAGACCATGACGAAGATGTCCGCGCTCACCGAGGAGATGGCGGCGACCACGCACTCGATGGTCACCAAGATGAAGGACATGACCGTCGATGTGGCCGAATTGCGGGACAACATCGCGAATTTCGACGACTTCTTCCGGCCCATCCGCAACTACCTCTACTGGGAACCGCACTGCTACAACATCCCGGTCTGCTGGGCGCTGCGGTCGGTTTTCGACACCCTCGACGGCGTCGACATCATGACCGACGACATCCAGAAGCTGATCCCCGACATGGAGCGTCTGGATCAGCTGATGCCTCAGATGGTCACGCTCATGCCGCCCATGATCGAGACCATGAAGACCATGAAGACCATGATGTTGACGATGTATGCCACCCAAAAGGGCATGCAGGATCAGATGGCCGCGATGCAGGACAACTCGTCGGCGATGGGCGAGGCATTCGACGCGTCGATGAACGATGACTCGTTCTATCTCCCACCGGAGGTCTTCGACAACGCCGACTTCAAGAAGGGGATGGAGAACTTCATCTCGCCGGACGGTAAGTCGGTGCGATTCATCATCGCCCACGACGGCGATCCGATGACCCCGGAAGGCATCGAGAGGATCGATGCGATCAAGCAGGCCGCCAAGGAAGCCATCAAGGGCACGCCGCTGGAAGGCTCTACGGTGTACCTGGCCGGTACGGCGGCGGTGTTCAAAGACATGTCCGACGGCAGCCTCTTCGACTTGATGATCGCGGCGATTGCCTCGCTAGGCCTGATCTTCGTCATCATGTTGATCATCACGCGAAGCGTGGTGGCCGCTGCTGTCATCGTCGGCACGGTGGTGATCTCGCTGGGCGCCTCGTTCGGGCTCTCAGTGCTGATCTGGCAGCACTTACTCGGGATCGAGTTGCACTGGATGGTGCTGGCGATGTCGGTGATCATCCTGTTGGCCGTCGGCGCGGACTACAACCTGCTGCTGGTGTCCAGGCTCAAAGAAGAGCTGCATGCGGGCATCAATACCGGCATCATCCGGGCGATGGGCGGCAGTGGATCGGTGGTTACATCTGCGGGCCTGGTGTTTGCCTTCACCATGATGTCGATGGCAGTCAGCGAACTCACAGTCATCGGACAAGTCGGAACCACCATCGGTCTCGGCCTGTTGTTCGATACCCTTGTGATCCGGTCGTTCATGACACCGTCCATCGCAGCATTGATGGGCAAGTGGTTCTGGTGGCCACAGCGAGTTCGGGCACGGCCGGTGCCCTCGCCGTGGCCGCAACCACCGCAGCAGTTGGCCCATGTCGGGGATGAGGGAGGACAGCAGTGA
- a CDS encoding MmpS family protein, producing MIGLAKKIWIPLVIVLVVAVAGFTVHRIRTFFGADGIIVTPKVFADDPEPFDPKVVKYEIFGSGSYADINYLDLDAKPQRIDGAGLPWSLTLQTTAPSAAPNIVAQGDGSSITCRITVDDEIKDERTSDGLNAQTFCFVKSA from the coding sequence ATGATCGGCCTCGCCAAGAAGATCTGGATCCCGCTCGTCATCGTGCTCGTGGTGGCTGTCGCGGGATTCACGGTCCACCGCATCCGCACCTTCTTCGGAGCCGACGGCATCATCGTCACCCCGAAGGTCTTCGCCGATGACCCCGAGCCCTTCGACCCCAAGGTCGTGAAGTACGAGATCTTCGGTTCGGGCTCGTACGCGGACATCAACTACCTGGACCTGGATGCCAAACCACAGCGTATCGACGGTGCCGGACTTCCGTGGTCGCTGACGCTGCAGACCACTGCGCCGTCGGCCGCACCGAATATCGTCGCGCAGGGCGACGGATCTTCAATCACCTGCCGCATCACCGTCGACGACGAAATCAAAGACGAGAGAACTTCAGACGGCTTGAACGCACAAACCTTCTGCTTTGTTAAGTCCGCATGA
- a CDS encoding TetR/AcrR family transcriptional regulator, translating into MSSSTTDERSRGGRPSATRDALIRATAQVMLEEGYAAATSRRVAAKAGVKPALVHYYFPSMDDLFLAVLRDGAETNLRRQRQALADDEPLHALWQLNSTHGARLFMEFMALANHRKEIRSEIAAYAERFGDVEESAVTLAMRAHGVDMAAFPPVVMAMIVTSLARIVLLERGLGITRGHSEAEAFIKHHLERFELPSS; encoded by the coding sequence ATGTCTAGCAGCACCACTGATGAACGGTCAAGAGGTGGACGCCCCTCGGCGACACGCGATGCGCTTATCAGGGCGACTGCCCAAGTAATGCTCGAAGAGGGGTACGCCGCGGCGACGTCCCGGCGGGTGGCAGCCAAGGCCGGCGTCAAGCCGGCGCTGGTGCACTACTACTTCCCGAGCATGGACGACCTGTTCCTGGCCGTGCTGCGCGACGGAGCCGAGACCAACCTGCGGCGCCAGCGCCAGGCCCTCGCCGATGACGAGCCTCTCCACGCGCTGTGGCAGCTCAACAGCACTCACGGAGCGCGCCTATTCATGGAATTCATGGCGCTGGCCAATCACCGCAAAGAAATCCGAAGTGAGATCGCCGCCTACGCGGAACGTTTCGGTGACGTGGAGGAAAGCGCGGTGACGTTAGCGATGCGGGCGCACGGCGTCGACATGGCGGCCTTTCCGCCCGTGGTGATGGCTATGATCGTGACCAGCCTGGCACGGATAGTGCTGCTGGAACGTGGGCTCGGAATCACCCGTGGTCACAGCGAGGCCGAAGCCTTCATCAAGCACCACCTCGAGCGCTTCGAACTACCCTCCTCGTGA
- a CDS encoding DUF732 domain-containing protein → MKRLLGVGISLVAAALLSAAPAQADVDTDFTNELHTYGIYGQKDFNAWIAKITCKRLNKGVDVTAADSAKFIHDQLVLDSTTQQAYQFLGGALRLYCPDKLPILAQPAQQ, encoded by the coding sequence GTGAAGCGTCTATTGGGGGTCGGGATCTCGCTTGTCGCGGCAGCATTGCTGTCGGCAGCGCCCGCGCAGGCCGATGTTGATACCGATTTCACCAACGAGCTGCACACATATGGGATTTACGGGCAGAAGGATTTCAACGCCTGGATCGCCAAGATCACGTGCAAGCGATTGAACAAAGGCGTTGACGTGACTGCGGCAGATTCGGCCAAGTTCATTCATGATCAGCTCGTGTTGGACAGCACCACGCAGCAGGCATACCAGTTCCTCGGTGGTGCTCTGCGCCTCTACTGCCCGGACAAGTTGCCGATTCTCGCCCAACCGGCGCAGCAGTAA
- a CDS encoding cytochrome P450, whose amino-acid sequence MTTTSDTAVYYDPYDVGIVASPYPTYARLREEAPLYYNERYDFWALSRYVDVEKALNNWETFSNQRSDILELVKSDFDMPKGVMMFEDPPIHSMLRGLMARVFTPRRMAEIEDQIRRYCINCLDPLVGSDSFDIVAELAAMMPMRVIGMLLGIPESDQVGFRDRNDANLRTKPGAPMKVAKADAIADGRMYADYVEWRSNNPSDDLMTALLNVEFTDEEGVTRKLHRKEVLHYTQVVAGAGNETTGRLIGWLAKVLAEHPDQRREVAHDRSLLIPAIDETLRFEPTGPHVARYMARDFEAYGQTVPAGAAMLLLFGAANRDPDRYEDPDTFNIHRGGSHLTFGKGLHYCLGANLARLEGRVALDELLNRWPEWEIDYETAQLAPTSTVRGWEKLRIVVG is encoded by the coding sequence GTGACGACCACCAGCGACACCGCTGTTTACTACGATCCCTACGACGTCGGCATCGTGGCGAGCCCGTATCCGACGTATGCGCGGCTGCGCGAGGAGGCGCCGCTCTATTACAACGAGCGCTACGACTTCTGGGCCTTGTCGCGGTATGTCGATGTCGAGAAGGCCCTGAACAACTGGGAGACCTTTTCCAATCAGCGCAGCGACATCCTCGAACTGGTCAAGTCCGACTTCGACATGCCCAAGGGCGTGATGATGTTCGAGGATCCGCCGATCCACAGCATGCTGCGGGGTTTGATGGCGCGGGTGTTCACGCCGCGGCGAATGGCCGAGATCGAGGATCAGATTCGCCGCTACTGCATCAATTGCCTTGACCCCCTTGTCGGTTCGGACAGCTTCGATATCGTCGCCGAACTCGCCGCGATGATGCCGATGCGGGTGATCGGCATGTTGTTGGGCATCCCCGAGTCCGACCAGGTCGGTTTCCGGGACCGCAACGACGCCAACCTGCGGACCAAGCCGGGCGCACCGATGAAGGTCGCCAAGGCCGACGCGATCGCCGACGGCCGGATGTACGCCGACTACGTCGAGTGGCGCTCGAACAACCCGTCCGACGATCTGATGACCGCCCTGCTCAATGTCGAGTTCACGGACGAAGAGGGTGTGACACGCAAACTGCATCGAAAAGAGGTGCTGCACTACACGCAGGTGGTCGCGGGTGCGGGCAACGAGACCACCGGCCGGCTCATCGGCTGGCTTGCCAAAGTGCTGGCCGAACATCCGGATCAGCGCCGAGAAGTCGCACACGACCGATCGCTGCTGATCCCCGCCATCGACGAGACGCTGCGCTTCGAGCCGACCGGTCCGCACGTCGCCCGGTACATGGCACGGGATTTCGAGGCATACGGTCAAACCGTGCCCGCGGGGGCCGCGATGCTCCTGCTGTTCGGCGCCGCCAATCGCGATCCGGATCGCTACGAGGATCCCGATACCTTCAATATCCACCGCGGCGGCTCGCACCTGACCTTCGGTAAGGGTCTGCACTACTGTCTCGGCGCCAACCTGGCGCGGCTCGAGGGACGCGTTGCGCTCGACGAGTTGCTCAATCGGTGGCCGGAGTGGGAGATCGACTACGAAACCGCGCAGCTCGCACCGACGTCGACCGTTCGCGGGTGGGAGAAGCTGCGAATCGTTGTCGGCTGA
- the fadD1 gene encoding fatty-acid--CoA ligase FadD1: MGSDTLQQLLRERLTSDTVAVKYAEGSWTWREHLRDASARAAALLSLIDHNRPVHVGVLMGNTPEFLNQMAAAALGGYVLCGINSTRRGDALAADIRRADCQIVVTDAEHLPLLDGLDLDGVHVVDTSTDDWARMVATAGDLTPLREVDPMDTYMLIFTSGTSGNPKPVRVSHFMVLMSGQALVEKFEVAEDDTCYLSMPLFHSNALVAGWGVAVARGAAMAPAKFSASNFIDDIRRYGATYMNYVGKPLAYILATPEHPDDALTPLRIAFGNEASDRDIEAFQRRFDCTVWDGFGSTENAVIITREEGTPKGSLGKGFPGVAIYNADTVTECPRALFDADGALINAEEAIGELVNTDGQGFFTGYYNAEDATAERMRHGMYWSGDLAYCDEDGWIYLAGRSGDWLRVDGENMAAAPIERILIRLPDINLVAVYAVPDENVGDQIMAAVVLNDGAALTPESFESFLAAQADLSPKAWPRFVRIAPDLPTTATHKVLKRELAAQGPTPGDGELWVREPRGTRYSRA; encoded by the coding sequence ATGGGAAGTGACACCCTTCAGCAATTGCTGCGCGAGCGCCTGACGTCAGACACCGTCGCGGTGAAGTACGCCGAGGGCAGCTGGACGTGGCGTGAGCACCTGCGCGACGCGTCAGCCCGCGCCGCGGCGCTGCTTTCGCTCATCGATCACAACCGCCCGGTGCACGTCGGGGTGCTGATGGGTAACACCCCGGAATTCCTGAATCAGATGGCTGCCGCCGCCCTCGGGGGCTACGTGCTGTGCGGCATCAACTCCACGCGACGGGGAGATGCGCTGGCCGCAGATATCCGGCGGGCCGATTGTCAGATCGTGGTGACCGATGCCGAGCACCTGCCGCTACTCGACGGGCTCGACCTCGACGGGGTGCACGTAGTCGACACCTCGACCGACGACTGGGCGCGCATGGTCGCAACGGCCGGTGACCTGACGCCGTTGCGCGAGGTCGATCCGATGGACACCTACATGCTGATCTTCACCTCGGGAACGAGCGGCAATCCCAAACCGGTTCGGGTGTCGCACTTCATGGTGCTGATGTCGGGCCAGGCCCTCGTCGAGAAGTTCGAGGTCGCCGAGGACGACACGTGCTACCTGTCGATGCCGTTGTTCCACTCCAACGCGCTGGTGGCGGGCTGGGGTGTGGCGGTCGCGCGGGGCGCGGCGATGGCGCCGGCGAAATTCTCGGCGTCGAACTTCATCGACGACATCCGTCGCTACGGCGCCACGTACATGAACTACGTCGGCAAGCCTTTGGCTTACATCCTTGCCACGCCAGAACACCCCGACGACGCACTCACGCCGTTGCGCATCGCGTTCGGCAACGAGGCCAGCGACCGGGATATCGAAGCGTTCCAGCGGCGTTTCGACTGCACGGTGTGGGACGGCTTCGGTTCCACCGAGAACGCGGTCATCATCACCCGCGAAGAAGGCACGCCGAAAGGCTCACTGGGCAAAGGGTTTCCGGGGGTCGCGATCTACAACGCCGACACCGTCACCGAATGCCCCCGTGCGCTCTTCGACGCCGACGGCGCACTGATCAATGCGGAGGAGGCAATCGGCGAACTCGTCAACACCGATGGTCAGGGCTTCTTCACCGGCTACTACAACGCCGAGGACGCAACCGCCGAGCGCATGCGACACGGCATGTACTGGTCGGGCGATCTCGCATACTGCGATGAGGACGGCTGGATCTATCTCGCAGGACGCAGCGGCGACTGGTTGCGCGTCGACGGCGAGAACATGGCGGCCGCACCGATCGAACGCATTCTGATCCGGTTGCCCGACATCAACCTCGTCGCCGTATACGCGGTGCCCGATGAGAACGTCGGCGACCAGATCATGGCGGCGGTCGTGCTCAACGACGGCGCCGCGCTCACACCCGAGAGTTTCGAATCATTCCTGGCAGCGCAGGCCGATCTCTCCCCCAAGGCGTGGCCGAGGTTTGTCCGCATCGCGCCCGACCTGCCGACGACCGCCACGCATAAGGTGCTCAAACGCGAACTCGCGGCGCAGGGTCCGACGCCCGGCGACGGTGAACTCTGGGTCCGCGAGCCGCGCGGCACCCGCTACTCGCGCGCCTAA